From the Bacillota bacterium genome, the window CTGGAACATTAGCATCCCACTATTTTCAATAAGGGCTACTCTGGAAAGACTGGCTGGCAGTCAATATAACGACATTGTCAAGTGGACGCATAACTATGGACGAAATGTCGATTGGAGCAACAATGGGCCAGCAGCAACTGCCGTGGGTTATGCAGGAATGAACTCGATCCATTTTCTGCACAATCCCGCATCGGAGCTTGCTGTAAATATGCACGCTCGGGGAACCGTTTCTTACAGTTTTCAACATCAAATTGGAGCCACGCTCTATGCTGGGGGCTTTACGGTTGCCACCCCAACAGTGGTGGCAACGATAACGGTTGATAGGTAGTGGCTATGACTCAGGCGGGGGAATTGCTAGAGGTAGCAAAACGGCCTAAAATATTTTCGGTAGCCCTATTCGCGGTGATTTTGTTGTCTAACTATGTCGTGACCTTGTTTGATACAGCCATTTCGGTGTTGAGCCGGGACGGAGCGCAGGTGCCGGCATTACAGTTTGTCAACATGGTGCTAGGTCCAGCTTTTCTCATTGTGTTCGTGCGGTTGTTCATACTGATTCTACAAAACTCATTATTTCTTGCGCCCTCCGAGTCATTTGTGGTCTCTTATCGGTACTTGGCACGCACAATGTTGCTCGTGGGTATGAGCCTGGCTCTCTCTACTTTAATGCAAACATATGGTCACCCCGCTATGTTTGTATTACCCCCCATGTATGCAGCTATGTCGCTAAGCGTCTGGTACGGTTCGCGTAGGGGCCGTGATATGCTGCAAAGTGTACTATACTATCTAGCGCTGCTGTTAATGGTGATGTCGTCAGCATACATTACGCCGATTCTTCATTATAGGAATGTGTTTTTTCAGGGAAGCCAGCTTATGACGTGGGTGGCATACGCATATTGCAGTAGGCATGCATCAACTATCATTGCTTGCCACACTAAATAGGTAGAACTTGCCTTAGCGTGCGCCACATCTCGTCGATTAGGAGGCCGAGCCGCCAAAAGGAAACTCCCTGCAGGCGGTGCTGCTCGGCGACGACGAGTTTGTCGACGATACTCACGGCTGTTTCTGTGTAAACAGAGACACCCAAGATTAACTTTTCTCGCGGCACGTCGATGAGGGCCATTTCTACTGCCTGTACTACGCGATGTAGCGGTTCGGGGCTGTCGCCGTAATCATGGGCCATGATGATAATGCGGTCGGCAAGGGCGCCTAGGGCGGCGTAATCATAACCGCGGTAGACGCTATTTGGCGGGTGCAAGGTTAGCCCAACTTTCGGCTAGAAAGGCTAAGGAGCCTGCAAACACAGGGTTTTCGCTTTCGCGTTGGTCACTACAATCTAGTAGCCACGTAGGAGATCTGCTTGCGCGGCAGCTGCTTAATGTTCAGTTTGTGGTAAATATCCTGGTGAGCGGCTTCCGGCGTGCCGGAGAGTCTGATGTGATGAATCTTGCCTAGACTATCTGTGAGTGTAACTGTCGAGCGTTGATGTGTAGACAATACGGTTATAATCGTCGACCAGCGGCGAGTGTCGCCTTCTTGGCGCAATTGTAGCTCTATGGCATTTAACAGGTGATAGGCCAAAACCGAGATGAATAAATGCCCTTCGGTACGAGACTCTTTTTGGTGATGAATCGGACGTAGGCCAAGATCCCTATGCCCTATTTCTTCGATATTGTTGATTATGGGACGATAAGCAATGTGGAGCTTAAGAGGCATATTGACCGTGTAGGGGTAACGATTTTCCGACGCGTCTGAAAGCCTTCTGCAGTCAATCGTGAGGTCGATATTCCTCTCTTGCGCGCCTTTTGCTCTAAGGGTAGACTATGGTTAGAATATGAGGGAGGTTTATCATGGAAGAGACTCTGATAACCATGCAAGAATGGCATAAGAAGCAGGCGGTGCAATGCTTTAACGAAACTTGGAATCTTATCGATAAGACGGACAGGACTCGTGAAGAGGATTTTAGAATGATTCACATGGCACATGCTTCACGCTATCACTGGAGAGAGGTGGGCACGCCTTTGCATTTCCTGCGGGGCGAGTGGCAGATAGCGAGAGTTTATGCCCTGCTCAATCTGGGGGAAAGTGCGCGTCACCACGCTGAGTACTGCCTAGCACTTTGCCTTAGCAACAACATAGGGGATTTTGATTTGGCCTTCGCGTACGAAGCATTGGCACGAGCACATGATATCGTAGGCGATCACGCGCAAAAAATACATTACTTAGGTTTAGCAAAAGAGGCAGCCGAGCAGATTGCCAAGCCAGAAGATAAATCCTACCTGCTTTCAGAACTGCAGTCCATCAGTTAACGCGAGGGCTGGTAGCCATAGTTGCCACAGCACCCGTCCCACGGACGGGTGCTTAATGTCTAGTTCTAGGCAGGATTTTACGCGTAACTAAAGAATGTCTTAGTAAAAGGCTGTAAGGGGGGCTCGCTTTGACCGAACGCGTAGCTATTAGCTTCGCCAAGTTTCATTTATATGACGAAATGACGGAGCATCTACACCAGTATGCTAAGCTTTATCCTGGTTTCTTTGCGCTGCAGTCGATCGGCAAAAGTCACGAGGGGCGCGAAGTGTGGGCGGCAACAATTACTTGCTTGGCCACCGGGCCGGCCGCTGACAAGCCGGCGCTCTATGTCGATGCCAATATCCACGCCGGGGAAGTTACGGGGGGAACGGCAGCGCTCTACCTCATTGACTACCTTCTCACCCAGTATGGGGTTAATGCACAGGTAACGAATCTTCTTAATACCCGCACTTTCTACATCTTGCCACGCATCAACCCTGACGGTGTCGAGCTTTACTTGACGACGCCCAAGCTTTTGCGCAGCAGTGTACGACCATACCCCGACTTCAGGCAGCACGAAGACCCGCCGGGCCTCCACGAGGAGGACATCGACAATGACGGGCAACTTCTGCGGATGCGTATACGTGATGATTTGCGTGGGGCATGGCGGGCAGATTATGTGGACCCACGCTTGATGGTGGAGCGTTCACTGCAAGATGCTGGTGTGCCTTTCTACCATCTGTTTTCGGAGGGCGTGGTGCGTGACCACTGCGGCAATCTCGTAGAGAGCGTGGAGTTACCGTTCCCACTGGTGCCGACCAAGTATGGACTCGATCTTAACCGCAACTTCCCCTCTGGGTACAGCCCGCTTACCGCGGGGTCAGGTCCGTTCCCACTTTCGGAGCCAGAGACTCGCAATCAGGTCGAATTTGTTAACAAGCATAAGAATATCGCGGGTGTAATTCTGTACCACACCTGGGGTGGAGTGCTTTTTAGGCCCCATAGCACCATACCTGACAAAGACTTTGCCCAAGGTGATGTCGCACTCTATGAAGCCATTGGACAACTTGGTACCGAGACCACGGGGTACCCGGTGGTGTGCTGCTACGGTGACATCTTCTCTGGGGTATTTGATGATTGGTGTTTCGAA encodes:
- a CDS encoding carboxypeptidase, with the translated sequence MTERVAISFAKFHLYDEMTEHLHQYAKLYPGFFALQSIGKSHEGREVWAATITCLATGPAADKPALYVDANIHAGEVTGGTAALYLIDYLLTQYGVNAQVTNLLNTRTFYILPRINPDGVELYLTTPKLLRSSVRPYPDFRQHEDPPGLHEEDIDNDGQLLRMRIRDDLRGAWRADYVDPRLMVERSLQDAGVPFYHLFSEGVVRDHCGNLVESVELPFPLVPTKYGLDLNRNFPSGYSPLTAGSGPFPLSEPETRNQVEFVNKHKNIAGVILYHTWGGVLFRPHSTIPDKDFAQGDVALYEAIGQLGTETTGYPVVCCYGDIFSGVFDDWCFEQLGLLSFTPELWDPVGRAAPEEKVDPLKKKTSADWRKLELKLLQWNDRELAGEGFVPWREFSHPQFGKVELGGWKIKACRQNAPLHLLKGECHRMTLFALAYAQALPEVQIDEIKVEKVADSMYSVHAVVSNRGYLSTNITEQAKKQQAVRTDIVRLEYPPEALLINCEHQYEIGHLQGYHAGQQMWFYHVAPPQKGMVRVKWNVRTSLPSTSVTVQLISQRGGTRSQTVTLC